A single window of Nicotiana sylvestris chromosome 3, ASM39365v2, whole genome shotgun sequence DNA harbors:
- the LOC138888220 gene encoding uncharacterized protein, which produces MAPKKRARLGLRANATPSVAMNHVPDVVGESDSLVLNLPSPFIPDPSIPVPATAEGATIPPADIPDPDAVPAFGPRVSDGDVRGAIHMLIQLVVAQAQRSHDAPTSSNGQGDFASSRVNQFLRLAPLEFTGTDPKADPQDFLDEMYKTIRVMKATEMEGVELASYRLRGAAYSWFKMWEDSRGEERPPARWDEFVDAFMDHFLPAETMAARATEFEVLKQGSISVWEYHMEFVRLSKYAPQLVSTMGDRVWRFVQGLSPLVVNEAATAALHSDMNYGKIVGFAQATEARKLKIRAERETATSSACPPAPAGRGEIRGGARGSSGPSQFYALSGRQSAEASPDVVIGILSVQAIDCYALIDSGSSLSYVTPFIASRFGVEPEQLYESFSVSTPVGDSITTARVYRNCIVTVCGHATTTDLIELGMMDFDVIMGMDWFYSCFAKLDCRTRVMRLGFPNEPVI; this is translated from the exons atggcacctaagaagagagCTAGACTCGGCCTCAGGGCCAATGCCACCCCAAGTGTGGCTATGAATCATGTACCTGATGTCGTGGGTGAGAGTGACTCCCTAGTCTTGAATTTGCCTAGCCCATTTATTCCAGATCCAAGTATTCCTGTTCCAGCTACGGCAGAGGGTGCTACCATCCCTCCTGCTGATATTCCAGATCCTGATGCAGTTCCAGCTTTCGGTCCCAGGGTTTCTGATGGGGACGTTAGAGGAGCCATCCATATGTTGATCCAGTTAGTGGTCGCTCAGGCCCAGAGATCCCATGATGCCCCTACATCCTCCAACGGACAGGGAGATTTCGCCAGCTCCAGAGTCAACCAGTTTCTGCGGTTGGCCCCTCTAGAGTTCACAGGCACAGACCCAAAGGCCGATCCGCAGgatttccttgatgaaatgtataAGACCATTCGAGTGATGAAGGCTACAGAGATGGAGGGGGTTGAGTTGGCTTCATACAGGTTGAGGGGAGCAGCGTATTCATGGTTCAAGATGTGGGAGGATTCCCGTGGGGAGGAAAGACCTCCAGCTAGATGGGATGAGTTTGTAGATGCATTCATGGACCACTTCTTGCCTGCCGAGACAATGGCGGCCCGTGCCACTGagtttgaggtcctcaagcagggcagtataagtgtttgggagtaccacatggagtttgtaAGATTGTCCAAGTATGCTCCCCAGTTAGTGTCGACCATGGGTGATCGAGTTTGGCGATTTGTTCAGGGTCTTAGTCCCTTGGTGGTGAACGAGGCTGCTACAGCGGCCTTACACtcagatatgaattatgggaagattgtgGGATTCGCTCAGGCCACAGAGGCTAGGAAGTTGAAAATACGGGCAGAAAGGGAGA CTGCTACATCATCCGCGTGCCCTCCAGCTCCAGCAGGGCGTGGTGAAATTAGGGGTGGAGCTCGTGGTAGTAGTGGACCTAGCCAATTTTACGCTTTGAGTGGTCGCCAGAGTGCAGAGGCTTCACCAGATGTTGTCATAGGTATCTTGTCTGTTCAAGCCATTGATTGTTATGCTCTTATTGATTCAGGGTCCTCTTTGTCTTATGTCACCCCATTCATTGCTTCACGTTTTGGGGTAGAACCCGAACAACTTTATGAGTCGTTCTCTGTATCAACTCCGGTTGGTGATTCTATCACAACCGCGCGAGTTTATAGGAATTGTATTGTCACGGTATGTGGTCATGCTACCACGACCGATCTTATTGAGCTTGGAatgatggattttgatgtgattatgggaatggactggttttATTCATGCTTTGCTAAACTTGACTGCCGAACGAGAGTCATGAGGCTTGGGTTCCCTAATGAGCCAGTTATTTAG